A DNA window from Ananas comosus cultivar F153 unplaced genomic scaffold, ASM154086v1, whole genome shotgun sequence contains the following coding sequences:
- the LOC109705895 gene encoding stress-response A/B barrel domain-containing protein UP3-like isoform X2 codes for MPIVAQILYPVTSSHPHRTLAPNCRILSLLSHHPASLRSSRPRRRSVNVFRRGSSGRKVMDVTGLSSGDGVPGDGFVKKRKIVEHIFLLKAKDDLTEHDEKDMLDYLYTCQYQMSGILAISLGRIEVPNTDNFTHALYMRFQKKEDLAKFYKNSYYSKILREHVTPFSYGSISVDYESEVEDDILPIFRRGEEFNYGVECVLLISVVESASREAVEDAVATFQNLIGQFSSFIVQATFVSVLSSAAISSYGYPERLSQVTHVAISIMLTMNILMLQSYASHHMWRSKFLPITRKALLMHFTVDPVGTELM; via the exons ATGCCCATCGTCGCCCAAATCCTCTACCCCGTCACCTCCTCGCACCCACATCGAACCCTAGCGCCCAATTGCCGcatcctctccctcctctctcacCACCCTGCTTCTCTTCGATCGAGTCGCCCTCGGAGGAGATCCGTCAATG TTTTTCGAAGGGGAAGTAGTGGGAGGAAGGTGATGGACGTTACTGGATTGAGCTCCGGTGATGGCGTACCGGGCGATGGGTTCGTTAAGAAAag AAAAATTGTGGAGCATATTTTTCTTCTAAAAGCAAAGGACGATCTTACAGAGCACGACGAAAAAGACATGCTCGATTATTTATATACATGTCAATATCAGATGAGTGGAATTCTTGCAATATCATTAG GGCGAATAGAAGTTCCAAATACAGATAACTTTACTCATGCACTATATATGCGTTTTCAGAAAAAGGAAGACCTAGCAAAATTCTACAAGAACTCTTACTATTCTAAAATTCTTAGGGAGCATGTGACACCGTTTTCCTAT GGCTCAATATCGGTGGATTATGAATCTGAAGTAGAAGATGATATTCTTCCTATATTTCGGAGGGGAGAG GAATTTAACTATGGCGTAGAGTGTGTGCTTTTGATATCCGTTGTAGAGTCTGCATCTAGAGAAGCAGTAGAAGATGCAGTCGCTACTTTTCAGAACTTGATTGGGCAATTCAGTTCCTTTATCGTGCAGGCTACATTTG TGTCCGTTTTATCCTCAGCGGCTATCTCAAGTTATGGATATCCTGAGCGGCTTTCTCAAGTTACCCAT GTTGCAATCTCAATCATGCTGACAATGAATATACTCATGCTGCAGTCATACGCTTCCCATCAT ATGTGGAGGTCGAAGTTTCTTCCTATAACAAGAAAAGCACTTCTAATGCATTTTACTGTAGATCCCGTGGGAACGGAGTTGATGTAA
- the LOC109705895 gene encoding uncharacterized protein LOC109705895 isoform X5, which produces MPIVAQILYPVTSSHPHRTLAPNCRILSLLSHHPASLRSSRPRRRSVNVFRRGSSGRKVMDVTGLSSGDGVPGDGFVKKRKIVEHIFLLKAKDDLTEHDEKDMLDYLYTCQYQMSGILAISLGRIEVPNTDNFTHALYMRFQKKEDLAKFYKNSYYSKILREHVTPFSYVCHSTCCNLNHADNEYTHAAVIRFPSYVEVEVSSYNKKSTSNAFYCRSRGNGVDVTWMDHLFSLNRYRKAKDQAELQQQYTVTIVACIS; this is translated from the exons ATGCCCATCGTCGCCCAAATCCTCTACCCCGTCACCTCCTCGCACCCACATCGAACCCTAGCGCCCAATTGCCGcatcctctccctcctctctcacCACCCTGCTTCTCTTCGATCGAGTCGCCCTCGGAGGAGATCCGTCAATG TTTTTCGAAGGGGAAGTAGTGGGAGGAAGGTGATGGACGTTACTGGATTGAGCTCCGGTGATGGCGTACCGGGCGATGGGTTCGTTAAGAAAag AAAAATTGTGGAGCATATTTTTCTTCTAAAAGCAAAGGACGATCTTACAGAGCACGACGAAAAAGACATGCTCGATTATTTATATACATGTCAATATCAGATGAGTGGAATTCTTGCAATATCATTAG GGCGAATAGAAGTTCCAAATACAGATAACTTTACTCATGCACTATATATGCGTTTTCAGAAAAAGGAAGACCTAGCAAAATTCTACAAGAACTCTTACTATTCTAAAATTCTTAGGGAGCATGTGACACCGTTTTCCTATGTATGCCACTCAACAT GTTGCAATCTCAATCATGCTGACAATGAATATACTCATGCTGCAGTCATACGCTTCCCATCAT ATGTGGAGGTCGAAGTTTCTTCCTATAACAAGAAAAGCACTTCTAATGCATTTTACTGTAGATCCCGTGGGAACGGAGTTGATGTAACATGGATGGATCATTTG TTCTCTTTAAACAGATACAGAAAAGCCAAAGATCAAGCTGAGTTGCAGCAGCAATACACAGTAACTATTGTTGCATGTATTTCTTAA
- the LOC109705895 gene encoding stress-response A/B barrel domain-containing protein UP3-like isoform X3, whose translation MPIVAQILYPVTSSHPHRTLAPNCRILSLLSHHPASLRSSRPRRRSVNVFRRGSSGRKVMDVTGLSSGDGVPGDGFVKKRKIVEHIFLLKAKDDLTEHDEKDMLDYLYTCQYQMSGILAISLGRIEVPNTDNFTHALYMRFQKKEDLAKFYKNSYYSKILREHVTPFSYGSISVDYESEVEDDILPIFRRGEEFNYGVECVLLISVVESASREAVEDAVATFQNLIGQFSSFIVQATFGCNLNHADNEYTHAAVIRFPSFEDLESFRESIDYQDMWRSKFLPITRKALLMHFTVDPVGTELM comes from the exons ATGCCCATCGTCGCCCAAATCCTCTACCCCGTCACCTCCTCGCACCCACATCGAACCCTAGCGCCCAATTGCCGcatcctctccctcctctctcacCACCCTGCTTCTCTTCGATCGAGTCGCCCTCGGAGGAGATCCGTCAATG TTTTTCGAAGGGGAAGTAGTGGGAGGAAGGTGATGGACGTTACTGGATTGAGCTCCGGTGATGGCGTACCGGGCGATGGGTTCGTTAAGAAAag AAAAATTGTGGAGCATATTTTTCTTCTAAAAGCAAAGGACGATCTTACAGAGCACGACGAAAAAGACATGCTCGATTATTTATATACATGTCAATATCAGATGAGTGGAATTCTTGCAATATCATTAG GGCGAATAGAAGTTCCAAATACAGATAACTTTACTCATGCACTATATATGCGTTTTCAGAAAAAGGAAGACCTAGCAAAATTCTACAAGAACTCTTACTATTCTAAAATTCTTAGGGAGCATGTGACACCGTTTTCCTAT GGCTCAATATCGGTGGATTATGAATCTGAAGTAGAAGATGATATTCTTCCTATATTTCGGAGGGGAGAG GAATTTAACTATGGCGTAGAGTGTGTGCTTTTGATATCCGTTGTAGAGTCTGCATCTAGAGAAGCAGTAGAAGATGCAGTCGCTACTTTTCAGAACTTGATTGGGCAATTCAGTTCCTTTATCGTGCAGGCTACATTTG GTTGCAATCTCAATCATGCTGACAATGAATATACTCATGCTGCAGTCATACGCTTCCCATCAT TTGAGGACTTAGAGTCATTTCGAGAGAGTATCGACTACCAAGAT ATGTGGAGGTCGAAGTTTCTTCCTATAACAAGAAAAGCACTTCTAATGCATTTTACTGTAGATCCCGTGGGAACGGAGTTGATGTAA
- the LOC109705895 gene encoding stress-response A/B barrel domain-containing protein UP3-like isoform X4 has protein sequence MPIVAQILYPVTSSHPHRTLAPNCRILSLLSHHPASLRSSRPRRRSVNVFRRGSSGRKVMDVTGLSSGDGVPGDGFVKKRKIVEHIFLLKAKDDLTEHDEKDMLDYLYTCQYQMSGILAISLGRIEVPNTDNFTHALYMRFQKKEDLAKFYKNSYYSKILREHVTPFSYGSISVDYESEVEDDILPIFRRGEEFNYGVECVLLISVVESASREAVEDAVATFQNLIGQFSSFIVQATFVSVLSSAAISSYGYPERLSQVTHVAISIMLTMNILMLQSYASHHLRT, from the exons ATGCCCATCGTCGCCCAAATCCTCTACCCCGTCACCTCCTCGCACCCACATCGAACCCTAGCGCCCAATTGCCGcatcctctccctcctctctcacCACCCTGCTTCTCTTCGATCGAGTCGCCCTCGGAGGAGATCCGTCAATG TTTTTCGAAGGGGAAGTAGTGGGAGGAAGGTGATGGACGTTACTGGATTGAGCTCCGGTGATGGCGTACCGGGCGATGGGTTCGTTAAGAAAag AAAAATTGTGGAGCATATTTTTCTTCTAAAAGCAAAGGACGATCTTACAGAGCACGACGAAAAAGACATGCTCGATTATTTATATACATGTCAATATCAGATGAGTGGAATTCTTGCAATATCATTAG GGCGAATAGAAGTTCCAAATACAGATAACTTTACTCATGCACTATATATGCGTTTTCAGAAAAAGGAAGACCTAGCAAAATTCTACAAGAACTCTTACTATTCTAAAATTCTTAGGGAGCATGTGACACCGTTTTCCTAT GGCTCAATATCGGTGGATTATGAATCTGAAGTAGAAGATGATATTCTTCCTATATTTCGGAGGGGAGAG GAATTTAACTATGGCGTAGAGTGTGTGCTTTTGATATCCGTTGTAGAGTCTGCATCTAGAGAAGCAGTAGAAGATGCAGTCGCTACTTTTCAGAACTTGATTGGGCAATTCAGTTCCTTTATCGTGCAGGCTACATTTG TGTCCGTTTTATCCTCAGCGGCTATCTCAAGTTATGGATATCCTGAGCGGCTTTCTCAAGTTACCCAT GTTGCAATCTCAATCATGCTGACAATGAATATACTCATGCTGCAGTCATACGCTTCCCATCAT TTGAGGACTTAG
- the LOC109705892 gene encoding glutamyl-tRNA reductase 2 produces the protein MATVNGLATAFGGVKVAPLPRRSSVRFRVGTRAAPSYGGGGARWRSPRCEVGVDSAAAAAAAARASSVNALEQFKISADRYMKERSSIAVIGLSVHTAPVEMREKLAVPEAQWPRAIAELCNLNHIEEAAVLSTCNRMEIYVVALSWNRGIREVIEWMAKTSGIPASELRQHLFMLRDGDATRHLFEVSAGLDSLVLGEGQILAQVKQVVRVGQGSGGLGKNIDRMFKDAITAGKRVRSETNISSGAVSVSSAAVELALMKLPKSESASANMLLIGAGKMGKLVIKHLAAKGCKRVVVVNRSVEKVEAIREELTDIEIIYRPLNEMLSSAAEADVVFTSTASETPLFLREHVEALPLVSEAVGGVRLFIDISVPRNVGSCVSDSEHARVYNVDDLKEVVEANKEDRQRKAMEAQAIITQELKRFEIWRDSLETVPTIKKLRSFADRIRASELEKCLQKFCEDALTKKQRKAIEELSTGIVNKLLHGPLQHLRCDGSDSRTLDETLENMHALNRMFSLDTEKTILEQKIKAKVEKAQS, from the exons ATGGCGACCGTGAACGGCTTGGCCACCGCCTTCGGGGGCGTAAAGGTCGCGCCTTTGCCGCGGCGGAGCTCGGTGCGGTTCAGGGTGGGGACGAGAGCGGCGCCGTCgtacggcggcggcggagcgcggTGGAGGAGCCCCCGGTGCGAGGTGGGTGTGgattcggcggcggcggcggcggcggcggctaggGCATCCAGCGTAAACGCGCTCGAGCAGTTCAAGATCTCCGCAGACC GATACATGAAGGAAAGGAGCAGCATTGCTGTCATTGGTCTTAGTGTTCATACAGCACCTGTAGAGATGCGTGAAAAGCTAGCTGTTCCGGAGGCGCAGTGGCCTCGCGCGATTGCTGAGCTCTGCAACTTGAATCACATCGAAGAAGCTGCCGTCCTCAGTACATGTAACAGAATGGAAATTTATGTGGTGGCCTTATCCTGGAATCGAGGAATCAGAGAAGTTATAGAGTGGATGGCAAAG ACAAGTGGAATTCCTGCTTCTGAGCTTAGACAACACCTATTCATGTTGCGCGATGGTGATGCCACACGCCATTTATTTGAGGTATCAGCAGGCCTCGACTCTTTGGTTTTGGGAGAAGGACAGATCCTCGCACAAGTCAAACAAGTTGTTAGGGTTGGGCAAGGCAGTGGAGGCTTGGGCAAAAACATCGACAGAATGTTCAAGGATGCTATCACTGCAGGAAAGAGGGTCCGTAGCGAGACTAACATTTCATCTGGCGCGGTCTCTGTTAGCTCAGCAGCAGTTGAGTTGGCCCTAATGAAGCTCCCAAAATCTGAAAGTGCTTCTGCAAATATGCTTTTGATTGGGGCCGGCAAGATGGGGAAGCTTGTGATAAAGCATCTTGCTGCAAAAGGCTGCAAAAGGGTTGTGGTTGTTAACCGCTCAGTAGAAAAGGTAGAAGCCATCCGCGAGGAGCTAACAGATATTGAAATAATCTATAGGCCTCTTAATGAAATGCTTTCATCTGCTGCGGAAGCCGATGTGGTTTTCACGAGCACCGCTTCTGAAACACCATTATTCTTGAGAGAGCATGTGGAAGCGCTTCCTCTGGTCAGTGAAGCTGTTGGGGGTGTAAGGCTTTTCATTGATATTTCTGTTCCAAGGAACGTAGGATCTTGCGTGTCTGATTCGGAACATGCTCGAGTATATAATGTGGATGATTTGAAAGAGGTGGTTGAAGCTAATAAAGAAGACCGCCAAAGAAAAGCAATGGAAGCCCAAGCTATTATAACACAAGAATTAAAACGATTTGAGATATGGAGGGACTCTCTTGAAACCGTTCCTACCATCAAGAAATTAAGGTCTTTTGCGGATAGAATTAGGGCTTCTGAGCTTGAGAAGTGCTTGCAGAAGTTCTGTGAGGATGCTCTAACGAAGAAACAGAGAAAAGCTATAGAGGAATTATCTACTGGGATAGTCAACAAACTTCTTCACGGCCCGCTGCAGCATTTGAGGTGTGATGGTAGTGATAGCCGGACTCTCGACGAGACGCTTGAAAACATGCACGCTCTTAACAGGATGTTTAGTCTTGATACGGAGAAAACGATCTTGGAACAGAAGATcaaagctaaggtggagaaagcTCAAAGTTAA
- the LOC109705895 gene encoding stress-response A/B barrel domain-containing protein UP3-like isoform X1, giving the protein MPIVAQILYPVTSSHPHRTLAPNCRILSLLSHHPASLRSSRPRRRSVNVFRRGSSGRKVMDVTGLSSGDGVPGDGFVKKRKIVEHIFLLKAKDDLTEHDEKDMLDYLYTCQYQMSGILAISLGRIEVPNTDNFTHALYMRFQKKEDLAKFYKNSYYSKILREHVTPFSYGSISVDYESEVEDDILPIFRRGEEFNYGVECVLLISVVESASREAVEDAVATFQNLIGQFSSFIVQATFGCNLNHADNEYTHAAVIRFPSYVEVEVSSYNKKSTSNAFYCRSRGNGVDVTWMDHLFSLNRYRKAKDQAELQQQYTVTIVACIS; this is encoded by the exons ATGCCCATCGTCGCCCAAATCCTCTACCCCGTCACCTCCTCGCACCCACATCGAACCCTAGCGCCCAATTGCCGcatcctctccctcctctctcacCACCCTGCTTCTCTTCGATCGAGTCGCCCTCGGAGGAGATCCGTCAATG TTTTTCGAAGGGGAAGTAGTGGGAGGAAGGTGATGGACGTTACTGGATTGAGCTCCGGTGATGGCGTACCGGGCGATGGGTTCGTTAAGAAAag AAAAATTGTGGAGCATATTTTTCTTCTAAAAGCAAAGGACGATCTTACAGAGCACGACGAAAAAGACATGCTCGATTATTTATATACATGTCAATATCAGATGAGTGGAATTCTTGCAATATCATTAG GGCGAATAGAAGTTCCAAATACAGATAACTTTACTCATGCACTATATATGCGTTTTCAGAAAAAGGAAGACCTAGCAAAATTCTACAAGAACTCTTACTATTCTAAAATTCTTAGGGAGCATGTGACACCGTTTTCCTAT GGCTCAATATCGGTGGATTATGAATCTGAAGTAGAAGATGATATTCTTCCTATATTTCGGAGGGGAGAG GAATTTAACTATGGCGTAGAGTGTGTGCTTTTGATATCCGTTGTAGAGTCTGCATCTAGAGAAGCAGTAGAAGATGCAGTCGCTACTTTTCAGAACTTGATTGGGCAATTCAGTTCCTTTATCGTGCAGGCTACATTTG GTTGCAATCTCAATCATGCTGACAATGAATATACTCATGCTGCAGTCATACGCTTCCCATCAT ATGTGGAGGTCGAAGTTTCTTCCTATAACAAGAAAAGCACTTCTAATGCATTTTACTGTAGATCCCGTGGGAACGGAGTTGATGTAACATGGATGGATCATTTG TTCTCTTTAAACAGATACAGAAAAGCCAAAGATCAAGCTGAGTTGCAGCAGCAATACACAGTAACTATTGTTGCATGTATTTCTTAA